The following proteins come from a genomic window of Anopheles ziemanni chromosome 3, idAnoZiCoDA_A2_x.2, whole genome shotgun sequence:
- the LOC131287520 gene encoding succinate dehydrogenase cytochrome b560 subunit, mitochondrial, translating into MAASLLLRNACRNRSLLQGLGTNGSLPLAAARTIVLKPVKSDERPGESHDDRNARLQRPQSPHLTIYSFQLTSALSITHRFTGLALTGYITALGLGALAMPHDATHYLTMLEGLSAPTLIALKFTMAYPFAYHTVNGVRHLFWDMGKFLTIKEVYTTGYTMLAVSGVLAGVLTAL; encoded by the exons ATGGCTGCTTCGCTCTTGCTAAG aAACGCCTGCCGAAATCGTTCGCTGCTCCAGGGTCTCGGAACGAATGGGTCGCTTCCATTGGCGGCCGCTCGTACCATTGTGCTGAAACCAGTAAAATCCGACGAGCGCCCTGGCGAATCGCACGACGACCGAAATGCTCGCCTGCAGCGCCCGCAGTCTCCCCATCTGACAATCTACAGCTTCCAACTGACCAGTGCCCTATCGATCACGCACCGTTTCACCGGCCTCGCCCTGACCGGATACATTACTGCGCTCGGTCTCGGTGCGCTCGCCATGCCGCATGACGCCACGCACTATCTGACCATGCTCGAAGGCCTCAGCGCACCGACCCTGATTGCCCTGAAGTTCACGATGGCCTATCCCTTCGCGTACCACACGGTTAACGGTGTGCGCCACCTGTTCTGGGACATGGGCAAGTTCCTGACGATCAAGGAAGTGTACACTACCGGCTACACGATGCTGGCCGTTTCCGGTGTACTCGCAGGCGTGTTGACGGCACTATAA
- the LOC131287192 gene encoding uncharacterized protein LOC131287192, whose amino-acid sequence MMTRRKSVHELSLQAQLQHQERTAEENQHVAGANQASAGNVLPPATSGYNPSIVAQTSATAISNISGTNTSFSSASPSGVTSVPTSTNVKTASVNRSKTPRITKRSVPIDGASSNVPQSTVVSSPQSTSGISNYSVHAGGGGNSAAGGVGGGGGGGGAAAAFIGPIANPMQQTLMQNGMDPDEIPKFKGYRIIEIDHFLQWAAYSQFMHSKHCPGGLLKPYQEYISGCYSTFAMKCSKCSAIITRSSENYIHHNKLMNRLVKGTVQMGKDYDEMQQFMESLEIPFVTRDEFQSIRGQVSSSLEDQSALQRAVEELERASVASKRKRHGSCKYHYEVLKVYLNKKMKKIEENLQLSVNDSVALAVNAHLKNVSHVQLMPNGHSSNMNCTIIGGGGAIGGTLTGANAIAGYGTGPTVTSIGNSNNSIVNSGQMVALNVNMGGNQRAGPSGMTLVEPSVVSANVSGGARLPLVNRDMHH is encoded by the exons ATGATGACCCGTCGGAAATCTGTGCATGAGTTGTCGCTTCAAGCTCAGCTACAGCATCAAGAGCGTACGGCAGaggaaaatcagcatgtcgcGGGAGCAAACCAGGCCAGCGCTGGTAATGTACTGCCACCAGCGACTTCTGGCTACAATCCTTCTATAGTAGCACAAACCAGCGCAACAGCGATAAGTAACATATCTGGGACGAATACGAGCTTTTCCAGCGCATCGCCAAGTGGTGTAACCTCAGTACCCACAAGCACAAACGTTAAGACTGCCTCTGTTAATCGCAGCAAAACTCCCAGGATTACCAAACGAAGCGTCCCGATCGATGGAGCTTCATCGAATGTTCCTCAGTCAACGGTCGTATCTTCTCCTCAATCAACTTCCGGAATAAGTAACTACAGTGTCCACGCAGGAGGAGGTGGTAATTCAGCGGCGGGTGGTGTGGGAggtgggggaggaggaggtggagcaGCTGCTGCCTTTATCGGTCCTATAGCGAATCCGATGCAGCAGACACTCATGCAGAACGGCATGGATCCAGACGAGATACCAAAGTTTAAGGGTTACCGTATAATCGAAATCGATCACTTCCTGCAGTGGGCTGCCTATTCACAGTTCATGCACTCGAAGCACTGTCCCGGGGGATTGCTGAAACCGTACCAGGAGTACATCAGTGGGTGCTACTCAACGTTTGCGATGAAGTGCAGCAAATGTTCGGCGATTATCACCCGATCGTCGGAAAACTACATCCACCATAACAAACTGATGAACCGGCTTGTCAAAGGAACTGTGCAAATGGGCAAGGATTACGACGAAATGCAGCAATTCATGGAATCGCTCGAGATCCCGTTCGTCACGCGGGACGAGTTCCAGTCGATCCGTGGGCAGGTGAGCTCTTCGCTGGAGGATCAATCGGCTTTGCAGCGAGCAGTGGAGGAGCTGGAACGGGCATCGGTTGCTTCGAAACGGAAGCGTCACGGTAGCTGCAAGTATCACTACGAGGTGCTGAAGGTTTACCTCAAtaagaagatgaaaaagattgAGGAGAATCTGCAGCTTTCGGTAAACGATTCGGTCGCCTTGGCGGTAAATGCccatttgaaaaatgtgtccCACGTACAGCTGAT GCCCAACGGTCACAGTAGCAACATGAACTGTACGATCATAGGCGGCGGAGGAGCGATCGGTGGAACACTGACAGGAGCGAACGCTATAGCAGGCTATGGAACAGGTCCAACAGTAACCAGCATAGGAAATAGTAACAACAGCATTGTGAATAGTGGGCAAATGGTAGCGTTGAACGTAAATATGGGCGGCAACCAGCGGGCTGGACCCAGCGGTATGACCCTCGTAGAACCATCGGTCGTAAGTGCAAACGTAAGTGGCGGTGCTAGGCTTCCCTTGGTGAATCGTGATATGCATCACTGA